CTGTTTACCCGCACATTGGGTGCTAGTGCTTGTTTTGCTTTTTTGCTGCTAACGACCCCTTTAGTTCAATTGCTTGACGTATTACGCGCATTACGAGTGCCTCCCATCATTGTTGAACTTATTATGTTGATGTATCGATTTTTATTTGTATTTTTCCAAACGGCACATGATTTATGGATTGCGCAAAAAGCACGCGGTGGGCATGGAAGTTTTTCAGCCCAATTGAAGGACATGGGCCGACTAGTCAGCTTGTTGTTTGCTAAAAGTATGCAAAGGTATCAGCAATTAAACCATGGTTTACTAGCGCGTGGATTCGATGGAGATCTGCAAGTGGTTACCATGGAAAAAGAGAGATATATAAAGCGTTATCTCATCGAAGCTGCGATGGGGGGAGCTTGCTGTGCAGCACTGATCTTTTGGCACTCCCTTTTATAAGAGATAAGAACCGATAACCTGAGAGACTTGGCAATCGCCAAGTTTCTTTACTACCAGGAAGGGGGCGTGGCTCTTGTGGAAACCTTGATCAGTCTAGAAAAAGTAAGTTACGCCTATGAACACAAGACAAATAGCCTCGCTCTAAAGGAAATCAATTTACGTATCCCAAAAGGTAAAAAGATCGTACTTCTCGGCCATAATGGCTCGGGGAAATCTACGTTGTTTTTGCAGGCAAATGGTATTTACCGCCCAACAGAAGGAAAGTTGTACTACAAGGGAGAACCATACCGCTATGATCGCCGATTTTTACAAGAGCTACGCAGTAAAGTAGGATTGGTGATGCAAGACCCAGAGCATCAATTATTGGCGGCTACGGTGGCAGAGGATCTCTCCTATGGCTTATGTAATCAAGGTCTATCTACTGATCAGGTTCGTGAGCGTGTATTGGCCACAGCAGAAGC
The nucleotide sequence above comes from Brevibacillus laterosporus LMG 15441. Encoded proteins:
- the cbiQ gene encoding cobalt ECF transporter T component CbiQ; amino-acid sequence: MNLWIDRIAYQNRLRDVSARFKAGFAAGMLVLALCADMEIQIGIFIWMSIWIVGYASVPLRSYLIFIGVACLFFISSTPALLIDVQRLSGSVSIGLESSWHLLTIGDWYVYIDQRNLFVIGKLFTRTLGASACFAFLLLTTPLVQLLDVLRALRVPPIIVELIMLMYRFLFVFFQTAHDLWIAQKARGGHGSFSAQLKDMGRLVSLLFAKSMQRYQQLNHGLLARGFDGDLQVVTMEKERYIKRYLIEAAMGGACCAALIFWHSLL